One Bacillus sp. FJAT-52991 genomic region harbors:
- a CDS encoding DUF3918 family protein, whose protein sequence is MSKTMTSLVGLGAGMAVMAVFNRNNSTFGRMARRMRRMF, encoded by the coding sequence ATGTCTAAAACAATGACTTCCCTAGTCGGACTGGGCGCGGGGATGGCAGTAATGGCCGTGTTTAACCGCAACAACTCCACATTCGGACGAATGGCCAGAAGAATGAGAAGAATGTTTTAA
- a CDS encoding AI-2E family transporter, protein MESKIKLKWLYMASAALLTLLTVYVLFLLRSLLLPMLHWVWISLLPFLLGGFIAYLLHPLVEAMAKRGISRVGAIIIIYILFFGLCGFGLFKGTPLFIEQLRDLSASAPKVSQMYEEKMIALQIETLNWPDGLQEQLRERMIKFESWLSGLVEQFMNVLMKAVNFLFFLAIVPFISFYLLKDMSRVKKTAWRITPKRWRTRVLRFVNELDHSLGSYIRGQLFVCLLVGGVASLLFSMIGLPYPILLGGIIGITNVIPYFGPLIGAIPAIFVALMISFKTAIYTAIIVFILQFIEGNILSPWIVGKSLHLHPLFIIGALLAGGEIGGVVGMVVAVPVLIILKAAFSADRRVKARLQKPLIDK, encoded by the coding sequence ATGGAAAGCAAAATTAAGTTAAAGTGGCTATATATGGCGAGTGCAGCTTTACTAACGTTATTAACGGTGTATGTATTATTTTTGCTTAGGTCGTTGTTGTTACCAATGTTGCATTGGGTATGGATTAGCTTGTTGCCATTTTTGCTAGGGGGATTTATTGCTTATTTGCTTCACCCGCTTGTTGAAGCGATGGCGAAGCGTGGAATTTCACGGGTAGGAGCTATTATTATTATCTATATTTTATTTTTTGGTTTATGTGGTTTCGGTCTTTTTAAAGGAACACCGTTGTTTATTGAGCAATTAAGGGATTTGTCTGCCAGTGCGCCGAAAGTGTCGCAAATGTATGAAGAGAAAATGATCGCCCTGCAAATAGAAACGTTAAATTGGCCAGATGGGTTGCAGGAACAGCTTCGTGAGCGGATGATCAAATTTGAAAGCTGGTTATCTGGACTAGTAGAACAGTTTATGAATGTGCTGATGAAGGCGGTCAACTTTTTGTTTTTCTTAGCAATTGTTCCATTCATCTCTTTTTATTTATTAAAAGATATGAGTCGGGTAAAAAAAACGGCTTGGAGAATCACGCCGAAGCGCTGGCGTACCCGAGTATTACGTTTTGTTAATGAACTGGATCATTCTCTAGGTTCTTATATTCGCGGACAACTCTTTGTTTGCTTATTGGTAGGAGGAGTGGCATCGTTATTATTTTCAATGATCGGCCTTCCTTACCCAATTTTACTTGGAGGGATTATCGGAATCACCAATGTCATCCCTTACTTTGGACCGCTAATTGGAGCAATACCAGCCATATTTGTTGCGTTAATGATCTCTTTTAAAACAGCTATATACACAGCCATTATCGTGTTTATTTTACAATTCATTGAAGGGAATATTCTCTCCCCTTGGATTGTCGGCAAAAGCTTGCATCTTCATCCGCTGTTTATTATCGGTGCCCTGCTGGCTGGAGGAGAGATCGGCGGGGTGGTAGGGATGGTTGTTGCGGTTCCTGTACTGATCATTTTAAAAGCAGCCTTTTCCGCGGATCGTCGAGTGAAGGCTCGACTGCAAAAGCCGCTCATTGACAAGTAG
- a CDS encoding serine/threonine protein kinase translates to MKEDNWKDITFLIKELEIIADSENKLVTIQSLPDQLTCVGKGTDAAVFVHADFPQYAFKIFAYGKEEKRWNETKAYEKLNNHPYFPKFYGTGERFVVISYEHGTNLYDCLIAGIYIPPRMIEQVDEAIAYARQVGLNPRDIHLKNIIMQGHTIKLIDVSEYVLPGNDERWEHLKEGYRMYYPLIAHRKIPVELIDFAKAHYQKYKTIGFSKKMINQVLSVFSKNNDKEDAQ, encoded by the coding sequence GTGAAAGAAGACAATTGGAAAGATATCACATTTTTAATTAAAGAACTTGAGATAATAGCTGATTCTGAAAATAAACTTGTCACCATTCAATCACTTCCAGACCAGTTGACATGTGTTGGAAAAGGAACAGACGCTGCAGTATTTGTCCACGCTGATTTTCCTCAATATGCATTTAAGATCTTCGCTTATGGCAAAGAAGAAAAAAGATGGAATGAAACAAAAGCCTATGAAAAACTGAATAATCACCCTTACTTCCCTAAGTTTTACGGCACAGGCGAACGGTTTGTGGTGATTAGCTATGAACATGGCACCAACCTATATGACTGCCTCATCGCCGGAATATATATCCCACCTCGTATGATTGAACAAGTAGACGAAGCCATTGCTTATGCTCGTCAAGTAGGTCTTAATCCACGTGATATTCATTTGAAAAATATTATTATGCAAGGTCATACCATTAAATTAATCGATGTATCTGAGTATGTATTACCAGGAAATGATGAGCGATGGGAGCATTTAAAAGAAGGATACCGTATGTACTATCCACTTATCGCCCATCGCAAAATACCCGTTGAACTGATAGATTTCGCCAAAGCTCATTATCAAAAATACAAAACCATTGGATTTTCTAAAAAAATGATAAATCAAGTGCTTTCGGTATTTTCGAAAAATAACGACAAAGAGGACGCCCAATGA
- the alaS gene encoding alanine--tRNA ligase has protein sequence MKTLTGAQIRQMFLDFFQEKNHRVEPSAPLVPHDDPSLLWINSGVATLKKYFDGRVIPENPRITNAQKSIRTNDIENVGKTARHHTFFEMLGNFSIGEYFKKEAIHWAWEFLTDEKWMAFEADKLSVTIHPEDDEAFEIWNKEIGLPEERIIRLEGNFWDIGEGPSGPNTEIFYDRGESYGNDEHDPELYPGGENERYLEIWNLVFSEFNHNPDGTYTPLPKKNIDTGMGLERMVSVVQEVPTNFDTDLFIPIIEATEAISGEKYRESVEKDVAFKVIADHIRTVAFAIGDGALPSNEGRGYVLRRLLRRAVRYAKQIHINRPFMFELVPVVGEIMKDFYPEVSAKTEFIQKVIKNEEERFHETLHEGLAILSSVIEAAKNNGSDVIAGEDVFRLYDTYGFPVELTEEYAEEEGMKVDHEGFEKEMANQRERARAARQDVDSMQVQGGVLGDIKVASQFSGYDQLMVEATVAVVIANGEIVESATAGEEIQFILDETPFYAESGGQIADKGVLEAEGVRVVIQDVKKAPNGQHVQQALIEQGTLKTGQKVIARVDEASRSKIIKNHTATHLLHQALKDVLGTHVNQAGSLVGPDRLRFDFSHFGQVQPEELEQIETIVNEKIWRSLAVDIANKSLDEAKAMGAMALFGEKYGDVVRVVSVGDYSLELCGGCHVPNTSVIGLFKIVSESGIGAGTRRIEAVTGEAAYQLLNQQVALLKEAANKLKANPKDIVAKVESLQAEMKELQRENESLLHKLSNIEAGSLLDNVKEVNGVKFLAARVQATDMNNLRTMADELKQKLHSGIIVLAAPSEDKVNIIAGVTKDLVEKGYHAGKLVKEVASRCGGGGGGRPDMAQAGAKDPSKTEEALQFVEEWVKSV, from the coding sequence ATGAAAACATTAACAGGTGCACAGATTCGTCAAATGTTTTTAGATTTTTTTCAGGAAAAAAACCATCGAGTAGAGCCAAGTGCTCCGCTTGTGCCGCATGATGATCCAAGTCTTTTATGGATCAATAGTGGGGTGGCTACATTAAAGAAATATTTTGATGGTCGAGTGATTCCAGAGAACCCACGGATTACGAATGCACAAAAATCCATTCGAACAAATGATATTGAGAATGTAGGAAAAACGGCTCGCCATCATACATTCTTTGAAATGCTAGGGAACTTCTCCATCGGTGAATATTTCAAAAAAGAAGCGATTCACTGGGCGTGGGAATTTTTAACTGATGAAAAATGGATGGCATTTGAAGCGGATAAGTTATCTGTGACGATTCACCCAGAGGATGATGAAGCATTTGAGATTTGGAATAAAGAGATCGGCTTGCCGGAAGAAAGAATCATTCGTTTAGAAGGGAATTTCTGGGATATCGGTGAAGGCCCAAGTGGACCAAATACGGAAATTTTCTACGATCGAGGCGAGTCTTATGGCAATGATGAACATGATCCAGAACTATACCCAGGTGGAGAAAATGAACGTTATTTAGAAATCTGGAACCTTGTATTTTCCGAATTCAATCATAATCCAGATGGTACATACACACCGCTACCAAAGAAAAATATTGATACAGGTATGGGGCTTGAGCGTATGGTTTCTGTTGTTCAAGAAGTACCAACGAACTTTGATACGGATTTATTTATACCAATTATTGAAGCAACAGAAGCAATTTCTGGTGAAAAATACCGTGAAAGCGTAGAGAAAGATGTTGCGTTCAAAGTGATTGCTGACCATATTCGAACAGTGGCTTTTGCGATTGGTGATGGAGCGCTTCCTTCAAATGAGGGCCGCGGCTATGTGTTGCGTCGTTTACTACGTCGTGCGGTGCGCTATGCAAAGCAAATTCATATTAACCGTCCATTTATGTTTGAATTAGTTCCAGTTGTTGGTGAAATTATGAAGGACTTTTATCCAGAAGTTTCAGCAAAGACGGAATTCATTCAAAAAGTGATTAAAAATGAAGAAGAGCGTTTCCACGAAACTCTTCATGAAGGGTTAGCGATTTTATCATCTGTGATCGAAGCAGCGAAAAATAATGGCTCCGATGTCATCGCTGGAGAAGATGTGTTCCGTTTATATGATACGTATGGCTTCCCTGTAGAATTAACGGAAGAGTATGCGGAAGAAGAAGGCATGAAGGTAGATCACGAAGGTTTTGAAAAAGAAATGGCCAACCAACGTGAACGTGCGCGTGCTGCTCGTCAAGATGTTGATTCGATGCAAGTACAAGGTGGCGTGCTTGGCGACATTAAAGTAGCGAGTCAATTTAGTGGCTATGACCAATTAATGGTAGAAGCAACTGTTGCTGTCGTGATTGCGAATGGTGAGATCGTGGAATCAGCAACAGCAGGCGAAGAAATTCAATTTATTTTGGATGAAACACCATTCTATGCTGAAAGCGGCGGCCAAATTGCTGATAAAGGAGTATTGGAAGCAGAAGGCGTTCGTGTAGTGATTCAGGATGTGAAAAAAGCACCGAACGGCCAGCATGTGCAGCAAGCCCTGATAGAACAAGGGACGTTAAAAACAGGTCAAAAAGTAATCGCTCGAGTAGATGAAGCGTCTCGAAGCAAAATTATTAAAAACCATACAGCTACGCATCTTTTACACCAAGCATTAAAAGATGTTCTTGGTACGCATGTCAACCAAGCGGGTTCATTAGTAGGTCCTGATCGTCTTCGCTTTGACTTTTCTCATTTTGGACAAGTCCAGCCGGAAGAGCTAGAGCAAATTGAAACCATCGTCAATGAGAAAATTTGGAGAAGTCTAGCAGTCGATATTGCCAACAAATCACTCGATGAAGCGAAAGCGATGGGGGCAATGGCATTATTTGGCGAAAAATATGGTGATGTGGTGCGCGTCGTGTCTGTTGGTGACTACAGCCTTGAGCTTTGCGGCGGCTGTCATGTACCGAACACATCCGTAATCGGTTTATTTAAAATTGTTTCTGAAAGTGGAATTGGTGCAGGAACACGTCGTATTGAAGCAGTGACAGGTGAAGCTGCTTATCAATTGTTAAATCAGCAAGTGGCTCTACTGAAAGAAGCAGCGAACAAGTTAAAAGCGAATCCGAAAGACATTGTTGCAAAAGTAGAGAGTCTACAAGCAGAGATGAAAGAATTACAGCGTGAAAATGAATCGCTTCTACACAAATTGTCTAATATAGAAGCAGGAAGTTTATTAGATAACGTCAAAGAAGTAAATGGTGTAAAATTTTTAGCGGCACGTGTACAAGCAACAGACATGAATAACTTGCGCACAATGGCGGATGAGTTAAAACAAAAACTTCATTCCGGTATCATTGTTTTAGCGGCACCGAGCGAAGATAAAGTGAATATCATTGCAGGGGTGACGAAAGACTTAGTGGAGAAAGGTTATCATGCTGGCAAGCTTGTGAAAGAAGTGGCATCGCGTTGCGGCGGTGGCGGTGGCGGGCGTCCAGATATGGCGCAAGCAGGAGCAAAAGACCCTTCGAAAACAGAGGAAGCTCTACAATTTGTTGAAGAATGGGTGAAATCCGTTTGA
- a CDS encoding IreB family regulatory phosphoprotein: MSSFDQTMRFNFPEEPFEQDVKEVLFKVYDALQEKGYNPINQIVGYLLSGDPAYIPRHNDARNLIRKLERDEIIEELVKTYLKQQREG, translated from the coding sequence ATGAGCTCTTTTGATCAAACGATGAGGTTTAATTTTCCTGAGGAGCCGTTTGAACAAGATGTGAAAGAAGTATTGTTTAAAGTGTATGACGCGCTTCAGGAAAAAGGATATAATCCAATCAATCAAATTGTCGGTTACTTACTTTCCGGCGACCCTGCTTATATTCCACGCCATAACGATGCACGTAATTTGATCCGTAAGCTTGAACGCGATGAAATTATTGAAGAGCTTGTGAAAACGTACTTGAAACAGCAGCGAGAGGGATAA